A stretch of the Ornithodoros turicata isolate Travis chromosome 4, ASM3712646v1, whole genome shotgun sequence genome encodes the following:
- the LOC135393294 gene encoding uncharacterized protein LOC135393294, producing the protein MTSVKHISGFSNAMDWRPVEFVDLLPARCCCLCNVVPKETFILECSHALCNQCYQAVLQGKRQCPLDGGTIQEEEVQGFTFKPSHLKKQKLRCCNSSHGCDFVGNLEDITTHFLNDCEFHVVSCNRCHATVQRRDIVSHCSEQRCHTVSSSIEGSQVSADKNDIETKIDESLETVMQRLCAIDTQVNNHAVGIDSAKVVLDKVLEQQGRTAAYMTQVAAGINSLQRNYAELQVASHSNTQKIEEFVGLFIRMDVKLDIVKHTVKFGTNEVWCHFRDFEMFLREGEIKEEACRSTDAFLLCGYCAQLNMVLKHQRDSMYLGLYLIIGESKNDLLKWPLLNVHRYILLHPSDQLKNIEKSYDYREKFRSFGVSANRMRPTSTANIAFADFEFCTLGKIRDGGFIVDDAVCIGVILGVPD; encoded by the coding sequence ATGACATCTGTAAAGCACATAAGTGGATTTTCGAATGCGATGGATTGGCGTCCAGTTGAGTTTGTGGACCTTCTTCCGGCTCGGTGCTGCTGTTTATGCAACGTGGTGCCCAAAGAGACGTTTATCCTGGAATGTTCGCACGCGCTCTGTAACCAGTGCTACCAAGCGGTTCTGCAAGGTAAGCGACAGTGTCCCTTGGACGGCGGGACAATTCAAGAGGAAGAAGTGCAAGGATTTACCTTCAAACCGAGTCATCTTAAAAAACAGAAACTCCGCTGCTGCAATTCCAGCCACGGGTGCGACTTTGTTGGAAATTTAGAAGATATCACGACTCACTTTTTGAACGACTGCGAATTCCATGTCGTGTCGTGTAACAGATGCCATGCTACAGTGCAACGTCGTGATATTGTCAGTCATTGCAGTGAACAACGATGCCATACTGTAAGTTCTTCAATCGAGGGAAGTCAAGTGAGTGCGGACAAGAACGACATTGAGACCAAGATCGATGAATCGTTAGAAACTGTCATGCAGAGATTGTGCGCGATTGACACGCAGGTTAACAATCATGCTGTTGGCATTGATAGTGCAAAGGTGGTGTTAGATAAAGTGCTAGAGCAACAAGGCCGAACAGCAGCGTATATGACGCAAGTAGCCGCAGGTATCAATTCCTTGCAGAGAAACTATGCTGAGCTTCAAGTAGCCTCGCACTCAAACACGCAGAAAATTGAAGAATTCGTCGGGCTTTTCATTCGAATGGATGTCAAGCTAGACATAGTAAAGCATACTGTGAAGTTTGGAACGAATGAGGTATGGTGTCATTTTCGTGATTTCGAAATGTTTCTTCGTGAAGGTGAGATTAAGGAGGAGGCTTGTCGTTCTACGGATGCTTTCCTGCTGTGCGGGTATTGTGCGCAGCTAAACATGGTGCTGAAACATCAGCGTGATAGCATGTACCTAGGGCTGTATCTCATTATCGGTGAAAGCAAGAATGATCTATTAAAATGGCCACTTTTGAATGTTCACCGTTACATTCTGCTACATCCTAGTGACCAGCTGAAGAACATTGAGAAAAGTTATGATTACAGAGAAAAGTTCCGAAGTTTCGGAGTTTCAGCTAATAGGATGAGGCCGACCTCCACGGCAAACATTGcttttgctgattttgagttCTGTACGCTCGGCAAAATCAGAGATGGTGGCTTTATAGTTGACGACGCTGTTTGTATCGGTGTTATCTTAGGAGTTCCCGACTAA